From the genome of Nicotiana sylvestris chromosome 2, ASM39365v2, whole genome shotgun sequence, one region includes:
- the LOC104230594 gene encoding uncharacterized protein — translation MMQQVIGSNAKINERLDAQDAAIKNIEVQLGQISMSLNNRPQGTLPADTQINPKDQGPKQLMAVSLRNGRDLDVEQERARDNIQAETLIQVPIELDDSTRLTDVTIQPAQEEKNTQQETEKVAEAVEEPVVEIVAEKEKSQEIGKKRPPAPFPQRLAKHQKEEQYKKFFEMLKQIQVNIPLIEALKEMPGYAKMMKDLMSRKFDFQDLAMVTLTQTCSAVVTRPAAEKLSDPGSFTIPCTIGNFAFEKALCDLGASINLMPLVIYKSLGIGRARPTSMLLQLADRTVKRPFGILDDVLIQVGKFVFPADFVILDCKVDEKIPIILGRPFLATGRALIDCETRELKMRLNDEEIVFNVQKSMRWPSEFANCSLIDVVDVIVQSDDELLTVEDPLAACLTNLEEVNGENLAEWVLALEGRGSWERNLEFEPLQLEKRETPPAKPSIEEPPKLELKPLPAHLRYEFLGPDSTLPVIISSDLLDMQVQQLLQVLKECKTVIGWTMADIKGISPTYCMHKILLEEGHKPSREHQRRLNPNMKEVVKKEVIIWLENLHGLSKVESSHPERPLPTSLYRSDAG, via the exons ATGATGCAGCAGGTGATTGGGTCcaatgcaaaaataaatgaaagaTTAGATGCACAGGACGCAGCAATCAAAAATATTGAAGTGCAATTGGGCCAAATTTCaatgtctctgaacaatcgtcctcaGGGGACATTACCTGCAGATACCCAAATCAATCCTAAAGATCAGggcccgaagcagctgatggcggtGAGTCTCCGTAATGGCAGGGATCTTGATGTAGAGCAGGAGAGAGCTCGTGACAATATACAGGCTGAGACACTCATTCAGGTacccattgagctagatgattcCACAAGGCTGACAGATGTGACAATCCAGCCTGCTCAGGAAGAAAAGAATACTCAGCAGGAGACCGAGAAAGTTGCTGAAGCAGTTGAAGAGCCGGTAGTAGAGATAGTAGCTGAGAAAGAAAAGTCCCAAGAGATTGGGAAGAAAAGACCTCCTGCTCCATTTCCACAGAGGTTGGCCAAGCATCAAAAGGAGGAGCAGTACAAAAAGTTCTTTGAGATGCTCAAGCAAATTCAGGttaatattccattgattgaagCTTTAAAGGAGATGCCTGGATACGCAAAAATGATGAAAGATTTAATGTCCCGGAAATTTGACTTTCAAGACTTGGCCATGGTGACACTTACTCAGACGTGCAGTGCAGTGGTAACTAGACCTGCTGCTGAAAAGCTCTCTGATCCAGGGAGTTTTactattccatgcactattggaaACTTTGCTTTTGAGAAAGCACTTTGTGATTTAGGGGCCAGcattaatcttatgcccctggtcaTTTACAAAAGTTTGGGCATTgggagagctagacccacctctatgttgttgcagctggctgacaggactGTGAAGCGTCCATTTGGGATCCTTGATGATGTACTTATTCAGgtggggaaatttgtgttccctgcagattttgtgatattggattgcAAAGTGGATGAAAAAATTCCTATCATcttaggaagaccattcttggccacagGGAGAGCTCTTATTGATTGTGAGACCAGGGAACTTAAGATGAGGCTCAATGACGAAGAGATTgtattcaatgtgcagaaatctatgaggtgGCCAAGTGAGttcgccaattgctctcttattgatgttGTGGATGTAATTGTACAGTCTGATGATGAATTGTTGACGGTTGAGGATCCCCTCGCTGCATGTTTGACGAATCTGGAGGAAGTGAATGGTGAGAACTTGGCGGAATGGGTGTTGGCACTGGAAGGTAGAGGGTCTTGGGAAAGAAATCTAGAGTTTGAGCCCCTACAATTAGAAAAGAGGGAgactcctccagctaagccatccattgaagaaccaccaaagctggaacTAAAGCCATTGCCAgcccacctcaggtatgaatttctgggacctgactccactctacctgttattatctcatctgaTTTGTTAGATATGCAGGTCCAACAGCTTCTACAGGTATTGAAGGAGTGCAAAACTgtcattgggtggaccatggcagacatcaaGGGGATCAGCCCCACTTACTGCATGCATAAGATTCTGttggaagaggggcacaaaccttccagggaacatcagaggaggctgaacccaaatatgaaggaagtggtgaagaaggaggtgaTAATTTG gctggagaatttgcatggattatcgaaagttgaatctagccacccggaaagaccacttcccacttccctttatCGATCAGATGCTGgatag